Part of the Deltaproteobacteria bacterium genome is shown below.
GTGATGCCTGGAGCCAACTCTACGGCCATGTCCATAGAGACTTGTTCTTCTCCGTTATTTTCGACCACGAAAAATGAGCGGGTAAAACCGCCGACCTCAACACCGGAATCAAAGCTGATGGTGTCCGGTGACACATCCAGCGGATTGGCCATTGGGGCCGGGTCAATTTGAACTTTGAGGTCGTCTAGGTTGGATGTTCCGTTTCGGTTGGCGTCGTAAAGGTCTCCGGCGGTTGTCATGGGATCAAGGTTGGCCGAGTTGTATTGCCCCGGCTCAATGGTGAGTGAGCCATTGACGGAACCAAGCAAAACTTCTTCAGTGGCGGATGAAAGAGAACCGTAAAGCTCTATATGAATAGTGGCATCTTCGACTTTGTCGTTGGGTAAGACGTATTGCCCGGAAGCTGTGGCCGATGCGGTGTCGATTTGCATCGTTACAGGACCGACCACACCATCGATGGTGAACACTGCGCGAAGAGTTGCTTGACTCTCAGGAGATAGTTCGGTGATGGCATCTGGCAACTTATACGGCGTTCCTGTTAGTTCACCACTTGTGCTGCAGCCTTGGGTAAGTGCAAAACAGGTGAGGGTAAGAATAACTGTTGCAAGTCGTTGAAAACCTAAGTGCATGGTCTTGTCCGTTTTTTGGAGTATTTGAAATCGATAGGCGTGGATTAGCTTAAGGGCCAACCGTTGTTTCTGAATCTGGCATGGCCTGAAGTGCAATGAATACTGAGCCGGTTACAACTGCGGCAGCGCTCGTCCAGACCCACCATTTACTGTACCAAGGCTTGATGCTGTCTTCATCGATGAGCTCGGCTTGTAGGAGAGTGGTCTCGTTGCGGTGAATCACGACATCTTGTCTATAAAGGAGGTATCCCGGTTTCTTGATTTCGATTCTGTGCCGACCGACAGGAAGACCTGCGTAAAGATCCACAGGGGTTGAGCCAATTTCTTTTTGGTTAACGTGAACGATGGCATCGGCCGAATTACTTAAAACTTGTACCGAGCCTTTGTAATCAGCTGCTTGAGAACCTTCGATTAATCTGGCGACATAGGGGCGGCAGAGTTCGATAAGACCATCCGGTGAACCGAGGTAGGTGGCTGCCTGGCGTCTTAGGACTGTGCCGGATGTTGTTTCCATAAGCTCTAGAGTGAACACCCACTCTTCGTCGACTTTTCCGATGCTGCTTGAAAGAATAAGGTCTGCTTTTGCCATTTCCCCTAGGTTGGTCATGCATTCTTCATCGACACATCCTAAACTCTGGGCAAGCATTTGCTGGCCAACCATGCTCTTGATCTCATTTCGAGAAATCACTGTGTATCGATTGCGACTGAGTACGGCCAGCTCTGAAGTAATGACGGCTGAAACGCTTTCACCAACAATGGCGTCAAGTGCATCTGTCTTAATGTCGACATCAAGCACGGCTATGCGCGCATTGGTTGCGCGGTCTGCCCAGAATGGATCTGATTTTTTCACTGGCGTCTGTGCGAACGCGATTGACTGACCTATTAGGAATAGAAAAAACAGGAAGGTGCCTGAAGTTTTAATAAAAGAGCAGAACATGTAACCCTCTCGTGCATAAGTAAGGTAGCTCAATCTTGAGCATCCGTATTCTCATGCCAGTCCCACTCCCCATGACCCCGGCGAGTGAAGCGCCTATCACTCTTCATTGAAAAAGAAAGCCCCCTAAGGACTGCCATATCTTTCAATTTTCGCTCATGATCGATTGATGCATTGCATCTTGTGATCTGTGTCACATTTTATGGAGTGTCGTGCGCGAGATACGGTGGCTAAACGATTGTGCTCCAATCTTTGGCGGCTTTTCTAACAAAAGTTTATACCTTCTTATGGAGTCCAGGCCAATCTGAAATCGTTAAAGAACTCTAGCGGTTGTCTCTGTTTTTCAATGTTCAATGATATGCACCCGATGGTCGATGCGTTACTCAAAACAAACGTGCCATGGCTACTGGAAGGAAGCGTGGTGGTAGAGTTTTTGGAAATACTAAGCTACGGATTTAGCATCTGGATGTTCGTGGATGCGCTGCGACGTAAAGCCGAGTTTTATTGGTTTGTCATCATCATCGTTTTGATGCCCATTTTGGTTTTTAGTGAAGCCCACTATTGTCCGCGAAGGTGACATTTATGGGCTATCAAGCGCCTATTCTCCACAAGAAGGGTGAGCGGGCGTTGTG
Proteins encoded:
- a CDS encoding PEGA domain-containing protein, whose protein sequence is MKKSDPFWADRATNARIAVLDVDIKTDALDAIVGESVSAVITSELAVLSRNRYTVISRNEIKSMVGQQMLAQSLGCVDEECMTNLGEMAKADLILSSSIGKVDEEWVFTLELMETTSGTVLRRQAATYLGSPDGLIELCRPYVARLIEGSQAADYKGSVQVLSNSADAIVHVNQKEIGSTPVDLYAGLPVGRHRIEIKKPGYLLYRQDVVIHRNETTLLQAELIDEDSIKPWYSKWWVWTSAAAVVTGSVFIALQAMPDSETTVGP